A portion of the Colius striatus isolate bColStr4 chromosome 1, bColStr4.1.hap1, whole genome shotgun sequence genome contains these proteins:
- the CD86 gene encoding T-lymphocyte activation antigen CD86 isoform X1: protein MTCFLLLKAVKHTEVLAPVHGKRVMEVCIFFLYAMIFLPGIAASVHQVKSFLNHTAYLSCYFPNSQKTDINDLRVFWQKGGVEVVHEVYYGQEKHDNLSPKYIHRTKMDMDKWTLELLNAGIVDEGQYTCIIQHRDKGSPKVIHTSECLLHIIANYSQPEIAQLHTGELKPNEYLNLSCSSSGGYPKPKQMTWLISHENRTRSLTSHMDISQDTATKLYNVTSNLNIPIPTNTITNISCLLHLGEQQGSLVSVPLGIEIKEEEMKQVKIHFFGPLIAVFVLLTFLLSFVILKKNRNISSTNQSVSLAA from the exons ATGACATGTTTCTTGTTGCTAAAGGCTGTGAAGCACACAGAAGTCCTTGCACCGGTCCATGGGAAAAG AGTCATGGAGGTCTGCATATTCTTCCTTTATGCTATGATATTTCTTCCAG GTATTGCTGCCAGTGTGCATCAGGTGAAGTCATTTCTCAACCACACTGCTTACCTATCCTGCTATTTTCCAAACTCTCAGAAAACTGACATTAATGATTTAAGAGTTTTTTGGCAAAAAGGAGGTGTTGAAGTGGTGCATGAGGTATACTATGGCCAAGAAAAACATGATAACCTTAGTCCTAAGTATATACATCGCACCAAGATGGATATGGACAAATGGACCTTGGAATTGCTAAATGCAGGAATTGTGGATGAGGGACAATATACCTGTATTATACAGCACAGAGATAAAGGATCGCCAAAGGTCATACACACATCTGAGTGCTTACTGCACATCATCG CCAACTATAGTCAACCTGAAATAGCACAGCTGCACACTGGGGAACTAAAGCCCAATGAATACTTGAATCTTTCCTGTTCTTCCAGTGGAGGTTATCCAAAACCCAAGCAGATGACTTGGCTAATTTCACATGAAAACAGAACACGCAGCCTTACGAGTCACATGGACATCTCACAGGATACTGCAACAAAGCTGTACAATGTTACTAGCAATCTGAACATCCCAATTCCTACAAACACCATCACTAATATTAGCTGCTTGCTTCACCTTGGAGAGCAACAGGGGAGCCTTGTCTCAGTGCCACTAGGCATAG AgataaaggaggaagaaatgaagcAAGTGAAGATACACTTCTTTGGCCCACTCATAGCTGTGTTTGTACTGCTCACATTTCTTCTGAGTTTTGTGATACtgaagaagaacagaaatatctCATCTACCAACCAGA GTGTCAGTCTAGCAGCCTAG
- the CD86 gene encoding T-lymphocyte activation antigen CD86 isoform X2, with protein MEVCIFFLYAMIFLPGIAASVHQVKSFLNHTAYLSCYFPNSQKTDINDLRVFWQKGGVEVVHEVYYGQEKHDNLSPKYIHRTKMDMDKWTLELLNAGIVDEGQYTCIIQHRDKGSPKVIHTSECLLHIIANYSQPEIAQLHTGELKPNEYLNLSCSSSGGYPKPKQMTWLISHENRTRSLTSHMDISQDTATKLYNVTSNLNIPIPTNTITNISCLLHLGEQQGSLVSVPLGIEIKEEEMKQVKIHFFGPLIAVFVLLTFLLSFVILKKNRNISSTNQSVSLAA; from the exons ATGGAGGTCTGCATATTCTTCCTTTATGCTATGATATTTCTTCCAG GTATTGCTGCCAGTGTGCATCAGGTGAAGTCATTTCTCAACCACACTGCTTACCTATCCTGCTATTTTCCAAACTCTCAGAAAACTGACATTAATGATTTAAGAGTTTTTTGGCAAAAAGGAGGTGTTGAAGTGGTGCATGAGGTATACTATGGCCAAGAAAAACATGATAACCTTAGTCCTAAGTATATACATCGCACCAAGATGGATATGGACAAATGGACCTTGGAATTGCTAAATGCAGGAATTGTGGATGAGGGACAATATACCTGTATTATACAGCACAGAGATAAAGGATCGCCAAAGGTCATACACACATCTGAGTGCTTACTGCACATCATCG CCAACTATAGTCAACCTGAAATAGCACAGCTGCACACTGGGGAACTAAAGCCCAATGAATACTTGAATCTTTCCTGTTCTTCCAGTGGAGGTTATCCAAAACCCAAGCAGATGACTTGGCTAATTTCACATGAAAACAGAACACGCAGCCTTACGAGTCACATGGACATCTCACAGGATACTGCAACAAAGCTGTACAATGTTACTAGCAATCTGAACATCCCAATTCCTACAAACACCATCACTAATATTAGCTGCTTGCTTCACCTTGGAGAGCAACAGGGGAGCCTTGTCTCAGTGCCACTAGGCATAG AgataaaggaggaagaaatgaagcAAGTGAAGATACACTTCTTTGGCCCACTCATAGCTGTGTTTGTACTGCTCACATTTCTTCTGAGTTTTGTGATACtgaagaagaacagaaatatctCATCTACCAACCAGA GTGTCAGTCTAGCAGCCTAG